The region CCCGCGCCCAGGCGGCCACCAGCGGAAAGAGCTCGGGAATCCCGCTCACGTCGGAGCCGTAGAGCAGCTTGCTGGCCGGCGCCAGGGCCAGCGTCTCGATGAGCGGGGAGACGCTGCCGGCCCCGAGGAAGGGGAGGGCCAGCGACAGGTCCACGTGGACCTGGGGCCACACCGCCGCCATGAAGGCGACCTCACGGGCGTAGGGGTAGGCCAGGTGCAGCAGCACCAGCCGCACGCTCGCCCATCGGGGGTCCTCGAGGATCGGGCGGAGCAGCAGCGGGTTCGCCTGGATCAGGTCGATGTCCGGGTCGCCGAAGCCCGTGTGGAGCTGGAGGGGACGTCCCGTCGACCGCGCCACCTCCAGTGCCTCGGCGACCAGGGTATCCAGGAGCGGCTTCTCGGTCAGGCGCCGTGACCCGCCGCCTCGGACCCGCGCGCTCACGCGCCGATAGCTCTCGGCCACGTCGGCCTCGGCCCAGTCCCGAAGCGCGAGCCCCGAGCGGTAGGCGACGATCGTCTTCAACGCCACGCACCGCGTGGCCGCCGCCCGGAGCTCGCTCCGGAACGCCTCCCGGAATTCTTCCCACGGGAGGGCCCGGGCCAGGAGCGCCTCGGCGCAGGTCTCGATCCGGAAGACCTCGTGGACCCGACACGGCAGGAGCTCCCTCATCTCGACGAGCGACATCGCCTCGGCGGGATAGCCCGTGTCGACCAGGAGGGCCGTGATGCGCTGCTCGGCCCAGAGCCGCCGGGCCGCCTGGCGACCGCCGACCGGTCGGCGCGCCAGCACCGCCTCCACCGTGGGCTCGACGCCCAGGCCCTCCGCGAGCCCTCGGAGCGCGCGGCGGTAGTAGGCGACGTGGGGGATGTGGGCGGCCATGGCTCCCGGCCGCCCTTCGCTGAAGAGGTTGGCAAATCGATCCGGCGCGACCCTCCAGGGATCGACGAAGAATGGATGACAGTGGCCATCCACGACCGCGAGGTCCGAGAGGTCGATTGCGGGCGGCACGGGGGCCGCGGCTACGGCATGTCGGGGGGGTCTCGGAGGACCCCCCCGATGCCCCCCCGTCGTGGCGGCGGCAAAGCCGACGCTCGGACGCTAGTCGACGCATTCCGTGATGGGGTCATCGGCGGCTGATTACTCCGACACACGGCTAGTCTTTCCCGAGCTCCTTGTCGTCGAGAATCCGGAAGCCCACCTTCAGTGTGACCTGGAACCGGGTCACCTTGTTGCTCTCGATGACGCCGCGGATCTCGGTCACCTCGAACCAGTCGAGATTGCGCACGGTCTTCGTCGCCCGGGCGATGGCGTTCTTCACCGCTTGATCCACGCCGCGGTCCGACACTCCGACCAGCTCGATCAGCTTGTATGTCTTCTCCGGCATCGCGCTCACCTCCTGGTCAGCATTGACGCAGAACCCCCGTGGAATGCGGCACCGGGCACAGTGCGGGCCGAGCCTCCGCGACCGGATCGCGTCGATTCATGGCAGCCGGATCGTAGCACGGAATGCGGGCGCCGAGACGATGGGCGGGGGCCAATCGCGAACGGGAAGGACTGTCGGAGCCTCTACGGCCGCGGCCGCGCGATGACGGCCGCGACGTGGTCGAGGAGCGTGTCCAGAGATGTCGTCTTGGGCAGGATCCCGGCGATCCGGAGCGACGCCGCCCCCGGGGCGTCGATGGAGTCCCGGAGATGCTCCCCGAGCGCGGAGACGATCAGAACGGGTACATCTCTCCGCGCGGAGCTCGCCCGAAGACGGGCTAGGAACTCGAATCCATCCATCTCCGGCATCGCCATGTCCAGGACAATGAGATCGGGGCCGATCTCCTCGAGGCGACTCAGCGCCTCGACACCCGCCGCCAGGCCGACGACACTGTACCCCGCACGTTCCAGCGCGTCGACGAACGTCTCCCGCACGGCCTCATCGTCGTCGAGAACGAGCACTTGCGCTCCAGGCATCGCGGCCCCCGGGGGGTTGTCCCTCGACCCTACGGGCCTCGGTTCTCGCGCCGCCAGCTCGCCAGGGTGATCATCTCGCCGACCAGCTGAATCGCTCGGCGCAGATCCGACGGGGCGCACGGCTTGGCCAGCATCATCGCCCCGGTCTTCTGGAGAAACTCCTGGGTCTCGGAATTGACGGTGTCGCCGGTCAGGAAGATCATGCGGCGACAGAGCTCCGGCTGGCGGCGCTCCAGGGCTCTGAAGAGGCCAGGCCCGTCCAGTCCCGGCATCCGGATGTCACTCAGGATGACGTCGTAGCTCCGCTCTTGAAGCTTCTCGAGCGCCATGAGCCCGCTGGAGGTCGTGTCGATCTGATGGCCGTCGTTCGACAGGACCTCGATCATCAGCTCGAGAAAGTCCGGCTCGTCATCGATGACGAGGATCGTCCGGGGTGTCGTCCGCACCGCCGCGCTGCGTTCGGGGACCTTCGGGGGTTCGGGCGGCGTGATCGGAAGCTCGATCCGGAACACCGTCCCCTCGCCTGGTGCGCTCTCCAGCCGAATCGAGCCGCCATGTCCCTCGACGATCCCTCGGCAGAGGGAGAGGCCCAGACCCGTGCCTTGCCCGATCGGCTTGGTCGTGAAGAAGGGCTCGAAGACGCGGGCCTGGTTCTCCGGGAGGACGCCCGGTCCATTGTCCGCGACCTCGATGAAGATACGTCCCCGGGCTCGGTCGTGGCGCGTCGTGCACCGGAGCTGGCGCGGGGTGCTCACCTCGCGCAAGGCCTGGAGGGCGTTCGAGACGAGGTTGACGACCAGCTGGTGGAGCTGCTGGGGATCCGCCTGGAGCACCGGAAGCTCGGCGTCGAGGTCCAGGGTCACGCTGACCTCGTCCACCCGCAGCGGGTAGGCGAGAAGCTCCACCGCCTCCTCCACGACCTCGTTGAGTCGCACCTCCCGCTGCTCGGGCTTGCGCTGGCGCGCCAGGGCCAGGAAGTTGCGGACGATACGCGCGCACCGATCGGCCGCCTTCACGATCCTCTGGGCCCGGGTCTCGAGCGGCCCGCCGGCCGCCGCTTGCCGGAGCATGGTGGCCTGGCCCATGACGACCGCGAGGGGATTGTTCAGCTCGTGGGCGACGCCTGCCAGCAGTGAGCCCATGGCGGCCAGCTTCTCGGCCTGATAGCGCGCCTCGCGTTGTCGCGCGAGCTCTTCCTCCGCGTGGTGCCGTTCGGTCGTATCCTGCGCCTGGACGATGAAATAGCTGGGAGCTCCGGTCGCCCCCCGCACGAGCGACACGCTGGCCAGCACCCAGACGAGGCGTCCCGACTTGTGGAGGTACCGCTTCTCCCGCTGGTAGGAGTCGACCTCGCCGGCCAGCATCCGGCGGTCGTGTTCGTGATCCAGGGCAACCTCGTCGGGATGCGTCACCGTGTCGAAGCGGGCGGCCAAGAGCTCGCGCTCCGAGTAGCCGAGCAATGCGCACAGCGCACGGTTGACCCGCAGGTAGCGCCCGTCGAGGGTCTGCAGCGCCATGCCGGTGCCCGAGTGTTCGAAGGCACCGCGGAACCGTTCCTCGCTGTCCCGCAGCGCCTCTTCGGCCCGCTGGTGCGCGGCGATGTCGTCTCTGACTTCCCGGTAGAGTCGAAGGTTGTCGAGCGCCACCGCGGCCTGGGAGGAGAAGGCGGTGGCGATGGCCTGATCCTCGGCCGTGAAGCCGTCTGCGCGCTTCGTCCGGATGCTGAGCACCCCGATCACGCGCTCGGCGAGCTTCACCGGAACGGCGAGGATGGCCCGGTATCCGAGACGCTGGAGGGTCTCCCGATGTCCGGGGATCAAGCGCCAATCACTGAAGGGGTGCCCCACCACGAGGGGTTCCCCGGCGGCCGCCACCCAGCCGCTCACGCTCTCACCGATCTTGAGCGGTTGCCACGGCGTGGGGTCGTCTTCGCTCCCCCAGGTCCCGGTGACGACCAGGGCGTCCCCCTCCCGGAGTCGGAATCCCACCGCATCGGCCTGGAGCAACCGCCCGCACGCTTCGGCGATCTTGCCCAGGAGGGACTCGGCCGGCTGCAGTCGGGAAAGTTCGCGGCTGAGCTCCAGGAGCGCTTCGAGGCGCGACTGCCGGGTCTTCACATCCTGAACGAGCCGGGCATTTTCGATGGCCACCGCCGCCTGGCGGGCGATGGCCTCGACGAGCTGAAGCTCCTCGGAGGTAAACGCATGCGACTCGCGCAGCCAGGCGATGCCGAACCCGCCGATGACGCGTTCCCGCGCGCGCATCGGAAGAACGAGCAGGGACTTGTGCGGCAACAGCCGGGCCCATGCGTGGTCGAGCCGGGGGTCACCTTGGCTCTCGCTCGCATAGACGGCGCCCTCCAGCCGTTTCGCGTGTTCCACGAGGGGTCCCGACAGGGTCGCCGGGCCGATGGCCGCCAGGACGGCGGGCGGAACGTGATAGCCTGCCAGCGGAATGAGCTGGTCGGCGCCCGGGCTGAAACCCCACGCTCCGCCCACGTCGGCTCCCAGGACGCGCACCATCTGGCGGGTCGCACGCCGGACGATCTCAGTGAGCTCCAGGGTGGAGCCGAGGGCCTGGCTGACGGCCAAGAGGGTGTTGGTCTGGGCGAGCTGCCGCTGAGCTTCGTCGTAGAGCCGCGCGTTCTCCAGTGCCAGGGCTGCCTGGTCCGCAAAGGCCTGCGCGAATCGGATCTCCTCGGCACTGAACGCGCGGCCCAGGCGGTCGCCGATGGCCAGCGCCCCGATCACGCGGTCCCGGACCAGGAGCGGCACCGCGAGGACCGCGCGATAAGGGGTGGCCTCGGCGCGCACCCGCAAGTCGGGCGTGAGCCGGACCCGCGGGTCGGACAGAACATCGGTGGTGGCCGCCGGGCGACCTTCGGCCGCGGCCAGGCCGGCCACCCCGGTGCCCTCTTCGAGGACCACCCCGACCCTGACCGCGCTCGAATCTCCCGCGACGGCCATGGCCATGAGGTCTCGAGTGTCGGCGGCGCGCCGGTAGAGGACCGCCATCTCGGCTCCATACACCTCGAGGACCCGCTCGACGATACACCGGCCGACCTCACTCGGGTCGAGGGACTGGGCGAGGAGGCGGCCGACTTCGGCGAGGGCCTCGGCCGCTTGGCGGCGCGCCTCGCTCGCCCGGAGGTCCGCCTCCGCTCGTCGGAGCCGCAAGAGGGCGTTGACGGTCGCGACCAGTTCGGTGGTGTCCACCGGCTTCGTCAGATACCCGTCGGCCCCCGCATCCAGCGCCCGCACGCGGTCGCCGACCTCGCGAAAGACCCCCGAGAGGAGCAGCACCGGAATCGCGCGAGTCGCCGGATCGCCCTTCAAGTGATGACAGACCTCGACGCCGTCCGTGTCGGGCAGGCGGACGTCGAGGACGATCAGCGCGGGCTGCTGCTCAGCGGCCCAGCGGAGCGCCTCGGCGCCGGTGGCGGCCTCTCGAACGTCGAAGCCCGCGTCCGCCAGGAGGATGCCCATGGCTTCCCGCCAGTCCTGTGCATCGTCGACGAGAAGGAGCATCGGCTTGGGCTCACCGGGCACGGCGGATCCCGTCAGTGCCGCGGCCACCGGCGGTCGCCGCGTCACAGAGGGACCGCCGCCGGCGCGCGGTAGCGGAGACGCTCGCTGTCCCCCGCCCCGATCGATTCGAGCCGGCCGCACGTCGCTGTCCATGTGTGCCAGACAGGTCTAGAAGTGTCCTGGACCCAAGCCCCGGCGCGGGCCGAAGTCCCAACCAGGCCATCGCCGGACGGAGAGACAGTCCTCGCCCATGCAAGATCGATGCTAGGAGTGCCCGGGCCGCAGATCGACGATCTTACCGGGAGTTATGTTCGAGCCCAGGCGGAAGCCGGCGAATCCGGCTGACGAGGCGCTGACCAGCGATCCATTTCTGACCGGCATCCTGACCCCTGGGCGCGACGCAGGACCGCTTCACCGGCGTGACGCGCGCTCAGGCGGATGCCGGTCGCGCGAGGTCAGCGCCCGGTGCCCATCGTGCGCGCCCGATCTCAGCCTCGCCGGCGGCGAACGGCGGCCTGGAGGGCCCTGGCGAGCACCTCTTGCTCAATCGGCTTCGTGAGGTGGGCGTCGAATCCCGAGGCCCACGTCTCGAGGTAATGGGCGTCGTCGCCGAGGGCGGTGGCGGCGAGAATGGGGACGTTCGCCCACCGTGGATTACGTCGAACTCGCCGGGCAAAGGCCACTCCATCCATCCGCGGCATGAGCAAGTCCGCCACGATGGCATCGGGCTTCACCCGCTGAAGGGCCCGCAGCCCGGCCAGTCCGTCTTCCGCGACCCGAACACGAGCGCCGAGACCCTCCAGCATCCGGCGTAGCAGGTCGCGGATGTCCGGGTGATCCTCGAGCACGAGCACGACGAGGTGGTCGAGCCGTGGACCCTTGCCGCGGCGTCGTGGCCCTCGGGAAGTGCTCGTACCACGCGGCCACTGCCCGAACAGGCTCCCGGCCGGAACGTTGCCGCGACGCCGTTGGCCCGAGGAGTCGGCCAGGGAGGGCATCGAGACCTCACCGTTCATCTGTCAGTCGAGCGAGGACGCGGGGACGGGAGCCCGCACCGCACGCGCGACGAAGAATCCGCGCGTGTTCAGGATAGCCGTCGAGTCGACGGAGAACCGGCGTGGCCCACGCCGGCGCTCGACGGACACTTTCCGAACCGTCCGTCGCCGATCTTCGATGATGCGACGGTCCCAGATCACTGCGGTGGTAGGGTCATCCGCGTAGCGGGCCCGGAGCACCTGAAACAGCTCCGGAGCGCCGCGGCGGACGATCACGAGGCGCGCGACCGGCGGCTCCATTTGCCGCTCAGGCCTAGCACCTCCCATGCCACGCAGCGGCCCACTCATGCAGGCCGCTTTTCGTGGGCATTTCC is a window of Candidatus Methylomirabilota bacterium DNA encoding:
- a CDS encoding amidohydrolase family protein, translating into MPPAIDLSDLAVVDGHCHPFFVDPWRVAPDRFANLFSEGRPGAMAAHIPHVAYYRRALRGLAEGLGVEPTVEAVLARRPVGGRQAARRLWAEQRITALLVDTGYPAEAMSLVEMRELLPCRVHEVFRIETCAEALLARALPWEEFREAFRSELRAAATRCVALKTIVAYRSGLALRDWAEADVAESYRRVSARVRGGGSRRLTEKPLLDTLVAEALEVARSTGRPLQLHTGFGDPDIDLIQANPLLLRPILEDPRWASVRLVLLHLAYPYAREVAFMAAVWPQVHVDLSLALPFLGAGSVSPLIETLALAPASKLLYGSDVSGIPELFPLVAAWAREALGEALGWLVERGQLRADEARDAGRRILAGNALALYGLPAAGPLEGGTAAA
- a CDS encoding dodecin codes for the protein MPEKTYKLIELVGVSDRGVDQAVKNAIARATKTVRNLDWFEVTEIRGVIESNKVTRFQVTLKVGFRILDDKELGKD
- a CDS encoding response regulator, with amino-acid sequence MLVLDDDEAVRETFVDALERAGYSVVGLAAGVEALSRLEEIGPDLIVLDMAMPEMDGFEFLARLRASSARRDVPVLIVSALGEHLRDSIDAPGAASLRIAGILPKTTSLDTLLDHVAAVIARPRP
- a CDS encoding response regulator, encoding MAAALTGSAVPGEPKPMLLLVDDAQDWREAMGILLADAGFDVREAATGAEALRWAAEQQPALIVLDVRLPDTDGVEVCHHLKGDPATRAIPVLLLSGVFREVGDRVRALDAGADGYLTKPVDTTELVATVNALLRLRRAEADLRASEARRQAAEALAEVGRLLAQSLDPSEVGRCIVERVLEVYGAEMAVLYRRAADTRDLMAMAVAGDSSAVRVGVVLEEGTGVAGLAAAEGRPAATTDVLSDPRVRLTPDLRVRAEATPYRAVLAVPLLVRDRVIGALAIGDRLGRAFSAEEIRFAQAFADQAALALENARLYDEAQRQLAQTNTLLAVSQALGSTLELTEIVRRATRQMVRVLGADVGGAWGFSPGADQLIPLAGYHVPPAVLAAIGPATLSGPLVEHAKRLEGAVYASESQGDPRLDHAWARLLPHKSLLVLPMRARERVIGGFGIAWLRESHAFTSEELQLVEAIARQAAVAIENARLVQDVKTRQSRLEALLELSRELSRLQPAESLLGKIAEACGRLLQADAVGFRLREGDALVVTGTWGSEDDPTPWQPLKIGESVSGWVAAAGEPLVVGHPFSDWRLIPGHRETLQRLGYRAILAVPVKLAERVIGVLSIRTKRADGFTAEDQAIATAFSSQAAVALDNLRLYREVRDDIAAHQRAEEALRDSEERFRGAFEHSGTGMALQTLDGRYLRVNRALCALLGYSERELLAARFDTVTHPDEVALDHEHDRRMLAGEVDSYQREKRYLHKSGRLVWVLASVSLVRGATGAPSYFIVQAQDTTERHHAEEELARQREARYQAEKLAAMGSLLAGVAHELNNPLAVVMGQATMLRQAAAGGPLETRAQRIVKAADRCARIVRNFLALARQRKPEQREVRLNEVVEEAVELLAYPLRVDEVSVTLDLDAELPVLQADPQQLHQLVVNLVSNALQALREVSTPRQLRCTTRHDRARGRIFIEVADNGPGVLPENQARVFEPFFTTKPIGQGTGLGLSLCRGIVEGHGGSIRLESAPGEGTVFRIELPITPPEPPKVPERSAAVRTTPRTILVIDDEPDFLELMIEVLSNDGHQIDTTSSGLMALEKLQERSYDVILSDIRMPGLDGPGLFRALERRQPELCRRMIFLTGDTVNSETQEFLQKTGAMMLAKPCAPSDLRRAIQLVGEMITLASWRRENRGP
- a CDS encoding response regulator, whose product is MLVLEDHPDIRDLLRRMLEGLGARVRVAEDGLAGLRALQRVKPDAIVADLLMPRMDGVAFARRVRRNPRWANVPILAATALGDDAHYLETWASGFDAHLTKPIEQEVLARALQAAVRRRRG